A single Arachidicoccus sp. BS20 DNA region contains:
- a CDS encoding glycoside hydrolase family 88 protein gives MIRKRFPILLILLFTVGFLNAQNMRKLIKKQFEFADKQYKILQQHTPENRMPKTYYAKDNKWETSDTHWWCSGFYPGSLLYIYENTKDTFALNEAERRLKILQKEDHNTHTHDLGFMMFTSFGNAYRITHNPLYKAVIDTSAAALSTRFRPKIPAIQSWDSSKKLRCPVIIDNMMNLELLCWDAQHGGSKRFQKIAELHANTTMKNHFRKDYSSFHVVDYNPETGAIIKRVTAQGANDSSAWSRGQAWGLYGYTMMYRFTKDTAYLNQAKHIAHFILTNPNLPKDLIPYWDYNAPNLPDAPRDASAASVMASAFLELGQYVDEKERKQYVADAKKIIRNLSSPEYRAKLGENGGFILKHSVGSLPAHSEVDVPLTYADYYFLEALHRYKEWYL, from the coding sequence ATGATAAGAAAACGTTTTCCTATTTTATTGATTTTATTATTTACGGTTGGCTTTTTGAACGCGCAAAATATGCGTAAGTTGATAAAGAAGCAGTTTGAATTTGCCGACAAGCAATATAAAATTTTGCAACAGCATACACCCGAAAACAGAATGCCCAAAACATATTATGCGAAAGACAATAAGTGGGAAACAAGCGATACGCACTGGTGGTGTAGCGGGTTTTATCCCGGAAGTCTTTTGTACATTTATGAAAATACGAAAGATACATTTGCGTTGAATGAGGCAGAAAGACGGCTGAAAATACTGCAAAAAGAAGACCATAATACGCATACGCACGATTTGGGGTTTATGATGTTTACGAGTTTTGGCAATGCTTATCGAATTACGCACAACCCTTTGTACAAAGCTGTTATAGACACTTCTGCTGCTGCTCTTTCGACAAGATTCAGACCGAAGATTCCGGCAATTCAATCTTGGGATTCCAGCAAAAAATTACGTTGCCCGGTTATTATTGACAATATGATGAATCTTGAATTGCTGTGCTGGGATGCGCAGCACGGCGGGAGTAAACGTTTTCAAAAAATAGCAGAATTGCACGCTAATACAACTATGAAAAACCATTTCAGAAAAGATTACAGCTCTTTTCATGTGGTGGATTATAATCCTGAAACAGGTGCAATTATTAAAAGAGTTACAGCGCAAGGTGCGAATGATTCATCGGCTTGGAGTCGCGGGCAGGCTTGGGGTTTATATGGTTATACAATGATGTATCGTTTCACAAAAGACACAGCATATTTGAATCAGGCAAAGCACATCGCACATTTTATTTTGACCAATCCCAATTTGCCGAAAGATTTAATTCCGTATTGGGATTATAATGCACCCAATCTTCCCGACGCGCCTCGCGATGCATCGGCTGCAAGTGTGATGGCGTCTGCATTTCTGGAGCTTGGACAATATGTAGATGAAAAAGAACGTAAGCAATATGTTGCTGATGCAAAAAAAATTATCCGCAATTTATCGTCGCCGGAATACCGTGCGAAATTGGGCGAAAACGGCGGTTTCATTTTGAAGCATAGTGTCGGCTCGTTGCCTGCGCATTCAGAAGTGGATGTGCCGCTCACGTATGCCGATTATTATTTTCTCGAAGCATTACACAGATATAAAGAATGGTATTTATAA
- a CDS encoding LacI family DNA-binding transcriptional regulator: protein MKKAVKDKMGSNTILHVAEASGLSPATVSRVMNNHPYVKEETKKRVLDTIEKLGYHRNNVASGLRSNKTKTIGLIVPRISMFFHAAVITVVQNHLYKQGYNVMICQSNDSLQMEKDLVKTLHSTRVDAVIAACTLQTTDFSHFDLLMKSGIPVIFYDRVPMQKTSAILIKGDDVRGGYLAANHLIELGCKRIAHISGLLSCNLYLDRTAGFEKAMKQNNIPVNKDWIFHHELTYDNARRDLEKIFKKSKVPDGIVADNDTSAIAALEYAKEIGLNVPVDLKIIGYSNDPRSAIISPSITTIEQYPDLMGEKIVKVLMSILSRTNTEDVLQEPTVIPVQLIRRFSA, encoded by the coding sequence ATGAAGAAAGCTGTAAAGGATAAGATGGGAAGTAATACGATACTTCATGTGGCTGAGGCTTCGGGATTGTCGCCAGCGACTGTTTCGCGCGTGATGAACAATCATCCTTACGTGAAAGAAGAAACCAAGAAACGTGTATTGGATACGATTGAAAAATTGGGCTATCATCGCAATAATGTTGCTTCCGGATTGAGAAGCAACAAGACTAAAACTATTGGTTTAATTGTGCCGCGTATTTCCATGTTTTTTCATGCAGCGGTAATTACTGTGGTGCAAAATCATTTATACAAGCAAGGATACAATGTGATGATTTGCCAGTCGAATGACTCTTTGCAAATGGAAAAAGATTTGGTAAAGACATTACATTCCACAAGAGTGGATGCAGTGATTGCAGCCTGCACTTTGCAGACAACTGATTTTAGTCATTTTGATTTGTTGATGAAAAGCGGCATTCCGGTTATTTTTTACGACCGCGTACCTATGCAAAAAACTTCGGCTATATTGATAAAAGGCGATGATGTCCGTGGCGGTTATCTTGCGGCAAATCATCTGATTGAGTTAGGTTGTAAAAGAATTGCCCATATATCCGGCTTGTTGTCGTGTAATTTGTATCTCGACAGAACTGCCGGTTTTGAAAAAGCGATGAAGCAAAATAATATTCCCGTCAACAAAGACTGGATATTTCATCACGAGCTTACTTATGATAATGCGCGCAGAGATTTGGAGAAGATATTTAAAAAATCAAAAGTACCCGACGGTATTGTTGCGGACAATGATACATCGGCAATTGCTGCTTTGGAATATGCAAAAGAAATAGGACTGAATGTGCCTGTAGATTTAAAAATAATCGGTTATTCCAATGACCCTCGCAGTGCTATTATCAGTCCTTCAATCACGACAATTGAACAATATCCCGACTTAATGGGCGAAAAAATTGTGAAAGTGTTGATGTCCATCTTAAGCAGAACAAACACAGAGGATGTTTTGCAAGAGCCGACTGTTATCCCGGTACAACTGATAAGAAGATTTTCTGCGTAA